In Aerosakkonema funiforme FACHB-1375, a genomic segment contains:
- a CDS encoding ParA family protein, with product MNNIKIYTFYNNKGGVGKTTLCSNAATLYAKKHPNTQVLVIDMCPQANISQFLLGGGRKGYENNQKLQSSFTRRNIVGFIDWLLKGNANFRTPKTSYKVQISPYNSYITNNLYLIAGDSFLESFSLALNYAVINPANTKAWLEYMTAIKRLCVYEFAQNQYENMVVFIDCNPSFSIYTQMALVSSDKLVIPMMADFSSLEGIKGLFMLLFGKYPSAALKKYADDVITFNKQVDSFNLQLPVIWEFVFNNYTIKHGVAAAFESIKTELNTFCYEQFQQFPLLFAKCDPSPTCITEWEKCYVSGIKDFHTSGKVSSSLGIPMFLLPNQSKYAMPNGRNVKLPTSNYEQALQEIEKFVDKLS from the coding sequence ATGAATAATATAAAAATTTATACTTTTTATAATAATAAAGGCGGTGTTGGTAAAACAACTCTTTGTTCTAATGCAGCAACCCTCTATGCAAAAAAACACCCAAATACCCAAGTATTAGTTATTGATATGTGTCCGCAAGCGAATATATCACAATTTTTGCTTGGAGGCGGAAGGAAAGGCTATGAAAATAATCAAAAATTACAATCTTCATTTACGAGAAGAAATATAGTTGGCTTTATAGATTGGCTTCTTAAAGGAAATGCAAATTTCCGAACACCTAAAACTTCTTATAAGGTTCAAATTTCTCCTTACAATAGTTATATTACTAATAATTTATATTTGATAGCTGGTGACTCATTTTTAGAGTCTTTTTCGTTGGCATTAAACTATGCTGTGATTAATCCTGCTAATACCAAGGCGTGGCTAGAGTATATGACGGCTATAAAAAGATTATGCGTCTATGAATTCGCCCAAAACCAATATGAAAATATGGTTGTTTTTATAGATTGCAACCCCAGCTTTTCCATATACACCCAAATGGCTTTAGTGTCTTCAGATAAATTAGTAATTCCAATGATGGCAGACTTCAGTTCACTCGAAGGAATTAAAGGTTTATTCATGTTGCTTTTTGGAAAATATCCTTCGGCGGCTTTAAAAAAGTATGCTGATGATGTAATTACTTTTAATAAACAAGTAGATTCTTTTAATTTGCAATTGCCTGTGATTTGGGAATTCGTATTCAATAACTATACCATTAAACATGGAGTTGCCGCAGCTTTTGAATCTATTAAAACGGAGCTAAATACTTTTTGCTACGAGCAATTCCAACAATTTCCATTATTATTTGCAAAGTGCGACCCCAGTCCTACTTGTATTACTGAATGGGAAAAATGTTATGTTTCAGGTATAAAAGATTTTCATACATCAGGTAAAGTATCGTCATCTCTTGGAATACCGATGTTTCTACTTCCAAATCAGTCTAAATATGCAATGCCCAATGGAAGAAATGTTAAACTTCCTACGAGTAACTACGAACAAGCTTTACAAGAAATAGAAAAGTTTGTAGACAAACTTAGCTAA
- a CDS encoding SufS family cysteine desulfurase, translated as MTVTQEKTLADRVRADFPILHQEVNGKPLVYLDNAATSQKPVAVLDALRNYYEQYNSNVHRGVHTLSAKATDAYEGSRVKIAKFVNAALPQEIIYARNASEAINLVAYAWGLTSLQPGDEVILSVMEHHSNLVPWQLVAKTTGAVLKFVELTQNQEFDLEQFKTLVSDKTKLVSTVYVSNTLGCINPVKEISEIAHHYGAKVLIDACQAVPHMPIDVRAIDCDWLVASGHKMCGPTGIGFLYGKREILKAMPPFMGGGEMIADVFLDHSTYADLPHKFEAGTPAIAEAIGLGAAVDYLTNIGMDKIHAYEAELTAYLFEQLRQIPQIQTYGPQPDRNGEGRAALAAFTAGEVHPHDLSTILDQAGIAIRAGHHCTQPLHRYIKAQSTARASLYFYNTREEIDVFIAALKEAIDFFGGLFG; from the coding sequence GCTACTTCTCAAAAGCCCGTCGCCGTTCTCGACGCACTGCGAAATTACTACGAACAGTACAATTCTAACGTACATCGCGGCGTCCACACTCTCAGCGCCAAAGCTACAGATGCTTATGAAGGATCGCGGGTAAAAATTGCCAAATTTGTCAATGCAGCTTTACCTCAAGAAATTATCTACGCCCGCAATGCTTCCGAGGCAATTAATTTGGTAGCTTATGCTTGGGGATTGACAAGTTTGCAACCGGGTGATGAAGTGATTCTCTCGGTGATGGAACATCACAGCAATTTAGTTCCTTGGCAACTTGTAGCCAAAACTACAGGCGCAGTGCTGAAGTTTGTGGAACTGACACAAAACCAAGAATTCGATTTGGAACAATTCAAAACACTGGTTTCCGATAAGACAAAACTGGTTTCTACCGTTTACGTTTCCAACACGCTGGGGTGCATTAATCCAGTTAAAGAAATTAGCGAAATCGCTCACCACTACGGAGCAAAAGTATTAATTGATGCTTGCCAAGCCGTTCCGCATATGCCGATCGACGTGCGTGCGATCGATTGCGATTGGCTAGTAGCTTCCGGTCACAAAATGTGCGGGCCAACTGGTATCGGTTTCCTCTACGGTAAGCGAGAAATACTGAAGGCAATGCCTCCATTTATGGGTGGTGGCGAAATGATTGCCGATGTGTTTTTAGACCATTCTACTTATGCAGATTTACCCCATAAATTTGAAGCCGGAACACCTGCGATCGCCGAAGCAATAGGGCTCGGTGCTGCTGTCGATTATCTCACAAATATTGGCATGGATAAAATCCACGCTTACGAAGCAGAATTGACAGCTTATTTATTTGAACAATTGCGACAAATTCCGCAAATCCAAACTTATGGCCCACAGCCCGATCGTAACGGCGAAGGTAGAGCTGCACTCGCTGCTTTCACTGCTGGAGAAGTCCATCCGCACGACTTATCAACGATATTAGATCAAGCAGGAATTGCCATTCGCGCCGGACATCATTGCACTCAACCTTTGCACCGTTATATCAAAGCGCAATCGACTGCGAGAGCGAGTTTGTATTTCTACAACACGCGGGAAGAGATTGATGTGTTTATTGCGGCGTTAAAGGAGGCGATCGACTTTTTTGGTGGACTGTTTGGGTAA